A single region of the Austwickia chelonae genome encodes:
- a CDS encoding bifunctional proline dehydrogenase/L-glutamate gamma-semialdehyde dehydrogenase, translated as MTHPSVSVAQPGPQALAPYVEESVALAKRWYAATEEGQTPAERATTTQLASLVRDETGLDLAVTFVDRVARPEDPYVAARDLSRISPKNAAGFLGKIDLGLLAMGTVAAPLAPPLVVPVARWRLRQIIGHLVVDARDPQLGEHLAAQRAQGFRQNINLLGEAVLGENEAAGRTRRTTELLRREDVDYVSIKISSLVSQISTWDTEGTVERCIERLRPLYRVANSKVPASFVNLDMEEYRDLDLTIELFTRLLDEDEFLDLEAGIVLQAYLPDALPAMERLITWARRRRARGGAPIKIRLVKGANLAMEQVEALLHGWKQAPYTTKVDVDANYLRCIERALRPDVVDAVRLGVASHNLFDVALAHLLATDRGVSHALDVEMLQGMAPAQSRAVKADVGTVLLYTPVVAPEDFDVAVSYLIRRLEENATKENFLHALFSIPGQHGGERPMDDQERRFRESVELALNVHTGARRTPERPEITDGFDNTPDSDPSLPATRSWARAVLHDTPPPLASRVLGSAADVEETISKAVSAQLAWGSRSAAERAAILREAARCLESRRGELITVMAAEGGKTIAEADPEVSEAIDFARYYADRALDLEDGAAVDGAAFTPGKVVLVTPPWNFPVAIPLGGVLAGLAAGSAVVIKPAHPTVGCVEVGVEALYDAGIPRDALQVVRAGDRAVGRTLISHPDVETVILTGSSETGQLFTSWRTELPAGPRVYGETSGKNSLVVTPAADLDLAVADLVRSAFGHAGQKCSAASLAILVGSVATSERFRRQLIDAVSSLRVGYPQDLSTTMGPVIEPPEGKLLRALTTLEPGERWLVEPRQLDDSGRLWSPGLKEGVRPGSFFHLTEVFGPVLGLMTARDLDEAIELQNATAFGLTGGLHSLDEKEIDRWTDLVDVGNAYVNRHITGAIVRRQSFGGWKQSVMGPGAKAGGPNYVAQLGTWRPAGTPQRLSDPSLLVRTRTHSLLPLLTERADRTWLRAAIGSDAYAIENEFGREVDDSALVVETNVFRYRPYPLVWVRTTPGCKIVELLRVVLGGLATGTEVRISFDPQTSSVLKAMDGKDPETSAALRVLNEYVDRAETDEQFRARVADGRIDGRVRLIGEAPELVRELSGEEVTVLTGPVLATGRRELLVMVREQAISRTMHRFGHVPGTKAGGNPVG; from the coding sequence ATGACGCATCCTTCCGTTTCTGTGGCCCAGCCCGGCCCGCAGGCCCTCGCGCCATATGTCGAGGAGTCTGTCGCTCTCGCGAAACGGTGGTACGCCGCCACGGAAGAAGGACAGACTCCCGCCGAGCGCGCGACCACCACCCAACTGGCTTCGCTCGTCCGCGACGAGACCGGCCTCGACCTGGCCGTCACCTTCGTCGACCGGGTTGCTCGCCCCGAAGACCCCTATGTCGCTGCCCGCGACCTCTCCCGGATCTCGCCGAAGAATGCGGCTGGATTCCTGGGCAAGATCGACCTCGGGCTGCTGGCCATGGGCACCGTCGCCGCACCGCTGGCGCCCCCACTCGTCGTCCCCGTCGCGCGCTGGCGGCTCCGCCAGATCATCGGCCACCTCGTCGTCGACGCCCGTGACCCTCAGCTCGGAGAACATCTGGCCGCCCAACGGGCCCAAGGATTCCGGCAGAACATCAACCTGCTCGGCGAAGCCGTCCTGGGAGAGAACGAAGCCGCCGGACGTACTCGTCGCACCACCGAACTGCTCCGCCGGGAAGATGTCGACTACGTCTCCATCAAGATCAGCTCCTTGGTGTCGCAGATCTCCACCTGGGACACCGAAGGCACCGTCGAACGATGCATCGAACGGCTGCGCCCCCTCTACCGGGTCGCCAACTCCAAGGTCCCGGCCTCCTTCGTCAACCTCGACATGGAGGAGTACCGCGACCTCGACCTGACCATAGAACTGTTCACCCGTCTCCTGGACGAGGACGAATTCCTCGACCTGGAAGCCGGGATCGTCCTCCAGGCGTATCTGCCCGATGCGCTTCCTGCGATGGAACGACTCATCACCTGGGCACGTCGACGTCGTGCCCGCGGCGGTGCACCCATCAAGATCCGCCTCGTCAAAGGTGCCAACCTGGCGATGGAACAGGTCGAAGCTCTCCTCCATGGGTGGAAACAGGCCCCGTACACCACGAAGGTCGATGTGGACGCCAACTATCTGCGCTGCATCGAACGGGCCTTGCGCCCGGACGTCGTCGACGCCGTTCGTCTCGGTGTCGCCAGCCATAACCTCTTCGACGTCGCTCTGGCGCACCTGCTCGCCACCGACCGCGGAGTCAGCCACGCCCTCGACGTCGAAATGCTCCAAGGGATGGCTCCGGCGCAGTCCCGAGCCGTGAAAGCCGATGTCGGAACGGTGCTGTTGTACACCCCCGTCGTCGCCCCCGAGGACTTCGACGTCGCGGTGAGCTACCTCATCCGGCGTTTGGAGGAGAACGCCACCAAGGAGAACTTCCTGCACGCGCTCTTCTCCATCCCCGGCCAACATGGCGGGGAGCGTCCCATGGACGATCAGGAAAGACGTTTCCGTGAATCGGTGGAACTCGCCCTGAACGTCCACACCGGGGCACGTCGCACCCCGGAGCGGCCGGAGATCACCGACGGATTCGACAACACCCCGGATTCGGACCCCTCGCTGCCGGCGACCCGGTCATGGGCCCGTGCCGTCCTGCACGACACCCCGCCACCCCTGGCCAGTCGAGTACTGGGCTCCGCCGCAGACGTCGAGGAGACCATCTCCAAAGCGGTGTCCGCGCAGTTGGCGTGGGGTTCACGCAGCGCCGCCGAGCGCGCTGCCATTCTGCGCGAGGCAGCGCGTTGTCTGGAAAGTCGTCGTGGTGAACTCATCACCGTCATGGCTGCCGAAGGGGGGAAAACCATCGCCGAAGCAGACCCGGAAGTCTCCGAGGCCATCGACTTCGCCCGCTACTACGCCGACCGGGCACTGGACCTGGAGGACGGCGCCGCCGTTGACGGCGCAGCCTTCACCCCGGGGAAGGTCGTCCTGGTCACGCCGCCGTGGAATTTCCCGGTGGCGATCCCGCTGGGTGGTGTGCTGGCCGGTCTGGCAGCTGGATCCGCAGTCGTCATCAAGCCGGCGCACCCGACGGTCGGCTGTGTCGAGGTCGGCGTCGAGGCGCTGTACGACGCGGGTATTCCCAGAGACGCCCTGCAAGTGGTGCGCGCCGGCGACCGCGCGGTGGGCCGCACGCTGATCTCCCACCCCGACGTGGAGACGGTGATCCTGACCGGATCGAGCGAGACCGGCCAGTTGTTCACCTCGTGGCGCACCGAACTCCCGGCCGGTCCTCGAGTCTACGGAGAGACCTCCGGGAAGAACTCCTTGGTGGTCACTCCGGCCGCGGACCTGGACCTGGCGGTGGCCGACCTGGTGCGCTCGGCGTTCGGGCACGCCGGGCAGAAATGTTCTGCGGCCTCCTTGGCGATCCTGGTGGGCTCGGTGGCGACCTCCGAACGTTTCCGCCGCCAGCTGATCGACGCGGTGTCCTCGCTGCGAGTGGGCTATCCGCAGGATCTCAGCACCACGATGGGGCCGGTCATCGAGCCACCTGAGGGCAAGTTGCTGCGTGCCCTGACCACCTTGGAGCCTGGCGAACGCTGGTTGGTGGAACCCCGACAGCTGGACGACAGCGGACGGCTGTGGTCGCCAGGGCTGAAGGAAGGTGTCCGGCCTGGCTCCTTCTTCCACCTCACCGAGGTCTTCGGGCCGGTGCTGGGTCTGATGACAGCCCGAGACCTGGACGAGGCCATCGAGCTGCAGAATGCGACTGCCTTCGGTCTGACCGGTGGACTGCACAGCCTCGACGAGAAGGAGATCGACCGGTGGACAGACCTGGTCGACGTGGGCAATGCCTATGTCAACCGGCATATCACCGGGGCGATCGTCCGCAGGCAGAGCTTCGGCGGATGGAAACAGTCGGTGATGGGTCCGGGCGCCAAGGCAGGAGGGCCCAATTATGTTGCCCAGCTGGGCACGTGGCGTCCCGCCGGTACACCGCAACGTCTGTCCGACCCGAGTCTGCTGGTGCGTACCCGGACCCACAGCCTGCTTCCTCTGCTGACCGAACGGGCCGATCGCACCTGGTTGCGGGCGGCGATCGGTTCGGACGCCTACGCGATCGAGAACGAATTCGGCCGAGAGGTCGACGACTCCGCGCTGGTGGTGGAGACCAATGTCTTCCGGTACCGGCCGTACCCCCTGGTGTGGGTTCGGACCACCCCGGGGTGCAAGATCGTGGAACTGTTGCGAGTGGTGCTCGGCGGTCTCGCCACCGGCACCGAGGTCCGGATCAGCTTCGATCCGCAGACCTCTTCGGTCTTGAAGGCCATGGACGGCAAGGACCCCGAGACGAGCGCGGCGCTACGGGTGCTGAACGAGTACGTGGACCGGGCCGAGACGGATGAACAGTTCCGGGCCAGGGTCGCCGACGGCCGGATCGACGGACGAGTGCGCTTGATCGGTGAAGCGCCCGAGCTGGTCCGGGAGCTGTCCGGGGAAGAGGTCACGGTGCTCACCGGGCCGGTGCTGGCCACCGGTCGACGCGAACTCCTGGTGATGGTGCGTGAACAGGCGATCAGCCGCACCATGCACCGGTTCGGTCACGTGCCTGGTACGAAAGCCGGGGGTAACCCGGTCGGCTGA
- a CDS encoding ATP-binding protein, giving the protein MNDESGALAIDTGQDTDARTTSTLQPEGQRSVRIVHGVESVPQIRQILHEDLRARGVDEEIIGEVETVASELVANAVKHAKPLGDGCVRIRWKVKGGTVEVEVSDGGAATTIRPVPPSPWANSGRGLRIVRSLAHEWGVQDDKSGRTVWASLGGPSRRRRL; this is encoded by the coding sequence GTGAACGACGAATCCGGAGCATTGGCCATCGATACAGGCCAGGACACGGACGCGAGGACGACGTCGACCCTCCAGCCGGAGGGACAGCGCAGCGTCCGCATCGTGCACGGTGTGGAGTCGGTTCCTCAGATCCGCCAGATCTTGCATGAGGATCTGCGCGCGCGGGGAGTCGACGAGGAGATCATCGGGGAGGTCGAGACCGTTGCTTCCGAGCTGGTGGCCAATGCGGTGAAGCACGCCAAGCCGTTGGGCGACGGCTGTGTGCGCATCCGGTGGAAGGTCAAGGGGGGCACTGTCGAGGTCGAGGTCAGTGACGGGGGCGCGGCCACCACGATCCGTCCGGTGCCGCCTTCGCCGTGGGCGAACAGCGGGCGCGGGCTGCGGATCGTACGTAGTCTCGCTCACGAATGGGGTGTGCAGGACGACAAGAGCGGCCGCACGGTATGGGCTTCCTTGGGTGGGCCGTCACGGCGCCGTCGGTTGTGA
- a CDS encoding Crp/Fnr family transcriptional regulator, with protein sequence MTPITPRTGHRSPHMTLVDRSVFLSSRLSTGLHPQDLAQMLDDGYARIITWPTGSIPAYEGNPQHHFFVLLAGRIDVTHHHADGRTQILDVITPGKVCGAVTACLPAPRWPADIHVTEAARALLIDPAALLTDEAAALTPGDLARLRLLQNLTRILAGRARHLHTRIGVITAPSLRGKISAYLLQQPRSLDETVQLTVNRQEMADILVASRASMIREMSRMVAEGLITTKGRQVVLHDLAALHDAAGH encoded by the coding sequence ATGACGCCTATCACGCCCCGCACAGGCCACCGCAGCCCTCATATGACCCTGGTCGACAGATCCGTCTTTCTGTCCTCACGGCTCTCCACCGGCCTGCACCCGCAAGACCTGGCCCAGATGCTCGACGACGGATACGCCAGGATCATCACCTGGCCGACGGGCAGCATCCCCGCCTACGAGGGCAACCCCCAGCACCATTTCTTCGTGCTGCTCGCCGGACGCATCGACGTCACCCATCACCATGCCGATGGACGCACCCAGATCCTCGACGTCATCACCCCGGGAAAGGTCTGCGGTGCCGTCACCGCCTGCCTGCCCGCCCCCCGTTGGCCGGCCGACATCCATGTCACCGAAGCCGCCCGTGCGCTGCTCATCGACCCGGCAGCTCTACTCACCGACGAAGCAGCTGCCCTCACTCCCGGCGACCTCGCCCGGCTGCGGCTCCTGCAGAACCTCACCCGGATACTCGCCGGACGGGCCCGCCACCTGCACACCCGGATCGGTGTGATCACCGCGCCCAGCCTGCGCGGAAAGATCTCCGCCTACCTCCTACAACAGCCGCGGAGCCTCGACGAGACAGTGCAACTCACGGTCAACCGCCAAGAGATGGCCGACATCCTGGTGGCCTCCCGTGCCTCGATGATCCGTGAGATGAGCCGCATGGTTGCCGAAGGGTTGATCACCACCAAGGGGCGCCAGGTCGTCCTGCACGACCTGGCAGCCCTGCACGACGCGGCCGGCCATTGA
- a CDS encoding DUF5926 family protein: MGKASRRKRQEADKSGQVVRAVPAPYVARPFAGLPGEADWVAMREIVPSATATVGLLGGAVGVPQNAPRQVTVCTILPMACPALRRTDGEIFLALQTVNASGDASRDLAQALLAALALEPGSAVENLPPATVETPRLQDLLDLLVPFEVTVRDDFDFWVAPDADLPADGRASLAEAKEVIIPTCRLTGVDSAYWCRVGDRTHIRWLLAHDEDAATNALARLHARGADLLGDGTRLLGAFRAGGLLCPVWDLDPALDAADYEEPVARLAEELARALDEDGPLTADERRAKNGLLSRQLTLR, translated from the coding sequence ATGGGCAAGGCATCGCGGAGGAAACGTCAGGAAGCCGATAAGAGCGGCCAAGTGGTGAGAGCAGTCCCGGCTCCTTATGTGGCCAGGCCGTTCGCCGGTCTGCCCGGAGAAGCCGACTGGGTGGCGATGCGGGAGATCGTTCCCTCGGCGACCGCCACGGTGGGTCTGTTGGGCGGTGCCGTGGGGGTCCCGCAGAACGCACCGCGGCAGGTGACGGTGTGCACGATCCTGCCGATGGCCTGTCCTGCGCTGCGACGCACCGACGGCGAGATCTTCCTGGCTCTGCAAACGGTCAATGCCAGCGGGGACGCTTCTCGGGACTTGGCCCAGGCCTTGTTGGCCGCGCTGGCCCTCGAACCGGGAAGCGCGGTGGAGAACCTGCCGCCGGCCACGGTGGAGACCCCTCGACTTCAGGACCTTCTCGACCTTTTGGTCCCCTTCGAGGTCACCGTTCGGGACGACTTCGATTTCTGGGTCGCACCGGATGCGGATCTCCCGGCGGACGGCCGGGCCTCCCTCGCCGAGGCGAAGGAAGTGATCATCCCGACCTGTCGTCTGACCGGGGTCGACTCGGCCTATTGGTGTCGGGTCGGGGATCGTACCCACATCCGTTGGCTGCTGGCCCATGACGAGGACGCGGCCACGAATGCGTTGGCTCGCCTGCACGCCCGCGGTGCAGACCTGCTCGGTGACGGAACCCGCCTGTTGGGTGCTTTCCGGGCCGGTGGGCTGCTCTGCCCGGTCTGGGACCTGGACCCGGCGCTCGACGCCGCGGACTACGAGGAACCGGTGGCGAGGTTGGCCGAAGAGCTTGCGCGGGCGCTGGACGAGGACGGCCCGTTGACCGCTGACGAGCGTCGGGCGAAGAACGGGTTGTTGAGCAGGCAGCTGACCTTGCGTTGA
- a CDS encoding SAM-dependent methyltransferase gives MSDRSLAVVPVGPVDFDALYTGDPDPWEVGSSWYEQRKIDVVLACLRRPRYRRAWDAGCGTGHLAARLADRCDQVNATDVSPVAAALAAARTAGTPQVTCGVSALPDRPQITEPLDLIVLSEVLYYLDEDDRCATYDLVDRLAAQDADVIGVHWWPQAEDYRVPGVQAHRELGEALTSRGWTRVVTHTDEEFLAAVWSRSLPAQVGR, from the coding sequence ATGAGTGACCGGTCGCTGGCTGTCGTTCCGGTCGGGCCGGTCGACTTCGACGCCCTGTACACCGGTGATCCAGATCCGTGGGAGGTCGGCAGCAGCTGGTACGAGCAACGCAAGATCGATGTCGTTCTCGCTTGTCTACGTCGCCCCCGCTATCGGCGGGCCTGGGATGCAGGCTGTGGCACCGGACATCTGGCGGCTCGGCTGGCCGATCGATGTGACCAGGTGAATGCCACCGATGTATCGCCGGTCGCTGCTGCGCTCGCTGCAGCCCGTACTGCGGGCACTCCCCAGGTCACCTGCGGGGTGTCCGCATTACCCGACCGCCCTCAGATCACGGAACCGCTTGATCTGATCGTGCTCTCCGAGGTGCTCTACTACCTCGACGAGGATGACCGTTGCGCCACCTACGACCTGGTCGACCGGCTCGCCGCGCAGGACGCAGATGTCATCGGCGTGCATTGGTGGCCTCAGGCCGAGGACTACCGGGTTCCCGGAGTGCAGGCGCATCGGGAGCTCGGCGAAGCCTTGACCTCCCGCGGTTGGACGCGAGTCGTCACCCATACCGATGAAGAGTTCCTCGCCGCGGTCTGGTCCCGGTCTCTCCCTGCCCAGGTCGGCCGTTGA
- a CDS encoding enoyl-CoA hydratase/isomerase family protein: MDLASWQLHPGELPSPHMAYGRQGHLGLVVLDRPRAINSLTLDMVRSMQAQLSAWAADDQVHVVALTGNGERGLCAGGDVVAVRAGILAGGEAAVDAVNFFAVEYAVNRMIALFPKPFVSLIEGVTMGGGVGLACHGNVRLVDPAARIAMPETIIGFFPDVGARHLLARCPGQLGAHLAMTGCTVSGADAVRLGLADAVVPATEFPAVLGAYGAGESPSAADLGQTSPESALVDDRGWVDECYAGDDPVSVLERLTAHDAEAARNTARTVVERSPFAVALALASVRQAENMTGIEAVLEADLAIARAIAYEPDFHEGVRAQLVDKDRRPRWQDVHVSDVDPVHVQQVLHGERPRDE, encoded by the coding sequence ATGGATCTCGCCTCGTGGCAACTGCACCCAGGAGAACTCCCCAGCCCGCACATGGCCTACGGGCGACAAGGACACCTCGGGCTGGTCGTTCTGGACCGACCGCGTGCCATCAACTCCCTCACTCTGGACATGGTCCGTTCGATGCAGGCCCAGCTCTCCGCCTGGGCCGCGGACGACCAGGTCCACGTCGTGGCCCTCACTGGGAACGGCGAGCGCGGCCTGTGCGCCGGTGGCGATGTCGTCGCTGTCCGCGCGGGGATACTCGCCGGTGGGGAGGCAGCCGTCGACGCGGTGAACTTCTTCGCAGTCGAATACGCGGTCAACCGGATGATCGCTCTTTTCCCGAAACCCTTCGTGTCCTTGATCGAAGGCGTCACCATGGGCGGCGGTGTCGGCCTGGCCTGTCACGGGAATGTTCGCCTGGTCGACCCTGCGGCTCGGATCGCCATGCCGGAAACGATCATCGGATTCTTCCCCGATGTGGGTGCTCGCCATCTCCTGGCCCGTTGCCCTGGACAGCTAGGGGCTCATCTCGCGATGACCGGGTGCACGGTGAGTGGTGCCGACGCGGTGCGTCTGGGATTGGCCGATGCTGTCGTCCCGGCGACGGAGTTCCCGGCTGTGCTCGGCGCTTACGGTGCTGGTGAGTCACCCTCGGCTGCCGATCTGGGTCAGACCTCCCCGGAAAGTGCCCTGGTCGACGACCGTGGATGGGTTGACGAGTGCTACGCAGGGGACGATCCGGTATCGGTTCTCGAACGGTTGACCGCCCATGACGCCGAAGCAGCTCGCAACACGGCTCGGACCGTCGTCGAGCGTTCCCCCTTCGCTGTCGCCCTCGCGCTGGCCTCTGTCCGGCAGGCCGAGAACATGACCGGGATCGAGGCCGTGCTCGAGGCCGACCTGGCTATCGCCCGCGCTATCGCGTATGAACCGGACTTCCACGAAGGTGTCCGCGCCCAACTGGTCGACAAAGATCGTCGGCCACGCTGGCAGGATGTTCATGTGAGCGATGTCGACCCGGTACACGTGCAGCAGGTCCTCCACGGTGAGAGGCCACGAGATGAGTGA
- a CDS encoding VOC family protein, translating into MVGPVARFLDLWLDAHDVAVVGRFWASVLGMSSRATEDGAVRLSGDHAWDALWIRPVGPEATECCVHVDVSTRRLSTFLDLGAEVIDASSYPWVVLRGPEEAEICAFPQEPGSNHHIIDLVMDTADPVVAAQWWGEVLGTGYHASDDGDYAWVEPVPGAPFQSIVYARQQTPCPSSSRKLRPRLATHDVGALFSLGATRIAGARPGEILLTDPCGNEFFIEETELVIRPDDE; encoded by the coding sequence ATGGTCGGGCCGGTCGCACGTTTCCTGGACCTGTGGTTGGACGCCCATGACGTGGCCGTCGTGGGCAGGTTCTGGGCCTCTGTTCTGGGCATGTCGTCCCGCGCCACCGAGGACGGTGCGGTCCGTCTGTCCGGGGACCACGCCTGGGATGCGCTGTGGATCCGCCCAGTGGGCCCGGAAGCTACCGAATGTTGTGTTCACGTCGACGTTTCCACCCGGCGGCTGAGTACCTTCCTGGACCTGGGCGCGGAGGTCATCGATGCCTCCTCCTACCCGTGGGTGGTGCTGCGGGGGCCGGAGGAGGCCGAGATCTGCGCTTTCCCTCAGGAGCCGGGATCGAATCACCACATCATCGACCTGGTGATGGACACCGCGGACCCGGTGGTGGCCGCTCAATGGTGGGGAGAGGTGCTCGGTACCGGGTACCACGCTTCCGACGACGGCGACTACGCCTGGGTGGAGCCGGTTCCCGGAGCACCTTTCCAGTCGATCGTGTACGCCCGGCAGCAGACTCCTTGCCCGTCGTCCTCCCGGAAGCTACGACCGCGGCTGGCCACTCATGATGTCGGAGCGCTCTTCTCCCTGGGGGCCACCAGGATCGCGGGCGCCCGGCCTGGGGAAATTTTGCTCACCGACCCCTGTGGCAACGAATTCTTCATCGAAGAGACCGAACTCGTCATCAGGCCTGACGACGAGTGA